Sequence from the Thunnus maccoyii chromosome 11, fThuMac1.1, whole genome shotgun sequence genome:
AGTAGAATAATAAGACTACCGTACATTCATGCATACTTGTGTGGGATACAGTTAGGCTAATTGATGCTTTGGGATCTGTTAAGATTATGTCATATAGGCCAGTTGTGCCCAACCTTTATGGCTTTGTGACcagttgaaatgaaacaatgaaacaatgtCAACCTGCAACCCATCACAGGTAGCACATATGAAAAGGTTGTGACCAGTTTTTAACCAAAGATTAATTCAggttttacttgttttataGGAAGAATTTTTCTGGAAAAGCAAAATTACTCAataattcacaagaaaaaaaggaaagggaaCAGGGAAGTAAACATTTGtgcagcagaaatatgtttttttctgctttcctctgTTGCTAATCACGTTGTGACCCATCAGATTTATCTTGCGTATACCTTTGTGAGAGTCCCGACAGTGGGAACAACCAGTGCATCCATTTTCAGTGCTCCAGTATGTACAAACTGTCATGCAATATCAGAGCTGGGTGGcaatgagagggaaaaaaaacatgtttaatggtTTTACAGGAGCTTCCAGCCCACTAGCTGCCAGTCTGGACAATGACAAGCAGTCAAACGGCAATGAGCAACCTGCAGTCCCCTCCCAGAATAATAAGACCAACACAATGAGTCCTGCTTCTGCTGGAGGAGGGGAGGTGAagctgagagacagaaggaggcGAGAGTCAGCCCCAGTTATTGGGATGCCAGATTTGGACCAGGCACACCCTGGAGGGTCCCACAGCCAGCAAGCAAGAGGAGCGCGAAGGGTGTCCAAAGGGTCCCAGCGGGCCATGTTGACCAGCTGCCTATCTGAAGACAGCGCCTTGGAGGGGCTGGACCCTGTTGGCGATATCAACACCCCTAAGGGAAGCCGCAGGAACTTCATAGAGCTGATGATGAGTAGTTCTCCTCAGGTAGGGTACTCTGTTTTTTGCAAATGCTAGCCATGGGCAGTGGCAGAACAGTAAAGAACTATTATCtggtgtcaaaaaaaaaaagaattttgtAAAGTGTGCACCTCTTTCACTCATGTTCTTCCCTCTGCAGGTTCGGAGGTCTCTGATCAACCGTGGCTCACGCCTCCGGGACTCTGTGAGAAGCGATGGTGACTCTACATCGCTCCTCTCCTCAGCTACTGACGAGGACTGTGCCTCAGTGACCCTGGATCCGCTAGAGCATGAGTGGATGCTGTGCGCCTCAGACGGCCTGTGGGAAAGCCTGCAGCCCCTGCTAGCTGTTGAACCCAGCCTGGTGGCCAAGAGAGACTTTGTGACCGGCTTTACTTGCCTCCACTGGGCGGCTAAGCAAGGCAAAGCTGAGCTGCTCTCCCAGCTGCTGGCCTTCGCCAAGGAGAATGCTGTGCCTGTGAACATTAATGTCCGATCAAGTGCTGGATACACACCTCTACACCTGGCAGCcatgcatggacacacacaggtAGGTTGCATTGATGGTGGTGGTAGTTGGGTGTCATGTGTTACCTGCTCAGTGAAGCAGCAGATAATTGTCTAAACTCTACTACAGAAGGAAAATTAAAGGTCCTCTTCAAAACAAAGTAAATGATCTGGAAAAAGGATGAAGTAACCTAATTCTCTAACAACAAGTTTTCacaacaatgaattaattaatatttaaagttGTAACCTTGTTTATAGATAAAGATTTTCTTGCAGGAGGGGTTTCTGCTTGCTGTTAATTTAGTCCTAAATATTGAAAGGAATGTCACAGTTtgacaaatttaaaaatttgACTAACTGCCTAAATGCTTCCCTAAAAGGGATGTTTTACTGGATTTGAGTTCAGAGGAGCCTGTTCATTTCCTTTGGTGGGACTTAAACAGGAAAGCATGCTGGCTGTGCTCTGGTCATAGGAAAGCAATAAACTTGTCCTTACATCAACTTCTAAACTTAAAATTAGAGTAGCAGGAGGTAATATACCAAGAACCTGTCAGAAGTGTAGCAGCATGGAGTCTCAAACATACCTTATTTTCcagaaagataaataaaagtaatgatGATAGAAAAAtccaagaaaaaacaaatggttGTAATTTGGCTTTCATCATGACATTGAAAATTATCTATCAaggaaaatatgttatttttatgttgaagTTACATCCTGTAGTGAGGACTGATGTGCTGATATTACAATTATGAGTTCAGGGgttattggtttttttttaatgtattattttatttgacagggacaaAGCTCATTCATCACCAGAGAAAAAAATTGTAAATGAGCCTGTACATACACTGGAAAATAATGTATCAGCATTATACATAGGGTTGGGCAATGTATCGATATCATatcgatattgtgatatgagactagatatcattttagttttgtcttttcctggttttaaaggctgcattacaataagctagctgttctattatttgcctttaaccacttagtcattatatccacattactgatgattgtttatcaaaaatcttattgtgtaaatattttgtgaaagcaccaatagtcatccctacaatattgtcgcaatatcgatatcgaggtatttggtcaaaaatatcatgatatttgattttgtccatgcCACCCAGCACTAATTAAGGACCTGAATAACTGATCAAGACAGACATGACGAGACAGCATCAGAGAAGTAAACTATTATCCTAATGTTAAGATGTTTAATTATTAATGAGCCACagtttcatgtcattttcagctgataagcacacatgtacagtattgcTATCAGAGAAACCCTAAACCTATAAAGTCTGCATGACTGACAGTGAAAGACGACATTAGTGTCTGAAGTTTCCTTATACTTGATGtgctgtgattgacaggtggTCCGCGTGTTGCTGTCAGACTGGGAGGCAGACCCTGAGGCGAGAGACTACAGCGGGAGGCGAGCCATCCAGTACCTCCCCCCACCAGTGGCTGCTGACCTGCAAGAAGAGGGAGTGGTCACCTCTCCAGGAGCTGAATCAGACAACGAAAACACTAACGGCATCAGCGGTGGAGGGCGTGGCTGGCGGTTTCCCAGAGTGCTCCAGGGCAATCTGAACCCTCTGCGCCTCCTGAACCCACCGGCTGAGGCAGCAGAGGAGGCGGTCGGGAATGGGAGGACTAAGGGGGGGATGCAGAGGAAGTCGTCTCTGAGCAAGCTGAACGCGCGGCTGCATCGGGGACGCCACCGAGCCCAGATCATCCACAGCGCCTCCTTCAGGGACACGGGGGAGGTGGGAAGAGGTGAGGAGCTACCCTGCAGTCCTCTACGAACCCGACCGCTGTCCAACCTGTTTGGATGAAGTTGCACCACTCTGAACCAGCGATACAGAGATGTAAACCAGTCTGACATGTTTTGACTTACAGAATACAGTTTACTCACCTTTATAAGCTGACAGGTCAGACATTTTTATAACCAGAGTTAATAGTATACATCCAAATACATAGTGTCACactgattttaaagtttttattattagaGTTCAAATTAGtaagtaaaaatataatttatttttgttcctATTGCAGTTTTTAGGTTTCTGTCAATCACTGAGGGGAGGGCACAGTTCACatagcattttattttatttgtagaaCAATTAACTGAGTTCAGAATTGAGTTTTGAACAAGATTTTTGGTGTTAATGGGGTTTTCTATACAGTTTTTAGGCTCTTTGTTAGAGCAGGTTGCAAACACTACACCAGGTGTCTTAGTTTAATACCTTACACAAGAACCATGttcacacaaatgcaaaatCAACGGGCAGGATTGTAAAAGCTTTTAACTTCAGCTTTTGACTCACAGTGGTGAGAGATTTGAACACAGCACTTAGGTTTCCAACACAATTACCCAAAATCGTTTTTCTGTTGGGAAAGTGAAGTAATATATTTATACAActaattttctatatttcaaCCTCCTTTGATTGGATGGtgctgagttttgtttttttactaaatttctgtgatgtgaatgtttttaagtagcagattttaatattcaaaaacTTGTTACCACAGAATTCTTGTATGTCCAAAACCGTAAATGTACAGTCGTCATGTTTGCACTTTGTCACTTTGAAGATAGTTTGTGATCATGGGAGGAAATTGCTGAAACTAAAACCATGACAGCTGTTCTTAATCCCATGTCatacttacagtatatgttaaTATTCTAGACACAATATAGGAGGGTAATTAATCTAATTCTTACACCTTTCAGATGTAAAATCTAttgtataaacagtataaaagcacaaatgacataatgtaattttttttcctgtacattttacttttgttaATAGATCGTTTTCACCGAAACAGAGTTAAAAGGGTGATTAAGTGCTGGTTAGTTACACTGATAGGGGGGATATTTCCAGGCTGCCATGGCTTTAGTCAGATCCAATTACCTATATAAAGACACTGATCAGTTACACAGTAGGACTGTTTCACATGGTGGAAGCACAGTGAGAGACATTACTGTTTATATAACTTTTTAGACTGACTATAATGTACCTCAAATCTTCCAAATCTGGTTCTCTCATTGTTATATTTCCTCTTTGTGATTGGGGTTTAATCAATATGGGTCTCTGATGGCAGATTGCATCATTTTTGTGCTGATATTCAGTTTCAAAAGATAATTTTAAATGGTTACAGATTCCCAATTTTCATTTCACTATTTCATTAAGTATCTATTTCGATCCCCAAGACATAGATACAATACATCAAGTAAATAAGTAATGTGAATTGGCTATTCTCAGATAAGTTCAGGTTAATGTCTTTTCATGGACAACCAGCATAACAGTGATCAGttctacagtaaatatgcaACCAAACAAACTATTTCATATCCATCTTTTATTACACtggatttgatttgatatgtaAAAAAAGGCCGAGGTTGGCCTCTTGTATTTGTCTAACTTTGCATGTACACAATCATTAACCCATGAATCATGTCTGCATCATCTCTGAATAGTAACaccagaatatactgtatgtttagcTTAGGTGCACAGTgactttttgactgttttccCAAGTATGGTGACTTTTCTTACAATTTCTGAGTATTGCATCAGTAGCTCATTGATGCATCCTTGATTTCATGAATGTCCCCTTTGTATTCTAGGCTGTAGCCTTTGTACTCAAATCATAGGGCTTCGTGTAATTGTGTGGTCGACACCTTTGATGTAGAAATGAATTATACAGATGTACCTTGAAGTCACTTTTTCAGATGAAGCATGAATAGAGGAAATGTAAATGCTGTGCACTGTCGATTTTCATGTCTGTAAGTCATCGTGTCTGTCTTACCTGTTAAATACTGTGAAGTTATTATACTGTGTGGTGAGAAAACACCATGCAGAGTTACTGAGCCACTGTCACCTTTTTCCTCATGTCTCATCCTTAATTATGAAATAAAGCAACATGTGTTAGCATAAAACTAAACTTAATGCTCAGTTGAGTTCAAATCAATGCTCAGATGAAGTATATCACAAACTGTGAACTGTTACAATAATGCAAGTAGACACACTTACGGAATTTAAGAAACACAGTGTCAGTAGCCAGAGTTTGACACAAGATTTTGAGGACTGATACTCTTAATAAAGTCACGataacaaatcaaaacaatatgATAAGCCTTCTCTGGACACTGGCGTGGAATCCAGACAGAATGGACTAAAGCCCCCAAACGAAGCAGGCTATTTCATCTGTCATGCCTGCTGACACCAAGTGATTGTCCTTGTCTGGTGGTGCTGAATAATTGATGATCTGATGACCCCCTGTGCCAGCTTTGGTCCGGCATTTACAGAAGATCCACAGCTTCCTGTCCACAAGCTGCCCGTGTAACACTGCACCCGATATATTCACAGCCAGTCCTCATTCTGcacctgttgtgtgtgtttgtgtgagtgtctgtgtgtgtattttagttGTTAAACAGACCAAATGCCCTCTGAGTGATCTCAAGTCTACTCTGATCTAATTTAGGTCAAAATCTTGTTAGTGTTAGGATGAAAGACACAAAATTTAACCAAGTTTTGTTAGTATATTACACATAAGATGTAACAGAGGACAAGCTGTTCTGATATGTTTCATTAGGCATGTGGTTGAGCATATTATCCCCAGTATGTCACTTGGGAAATACAGAGGAAGTTATGTGAGAGGGATGTGGTACATTTCCAGTATACTCAAACAGAACACATGGCCACAGCTTCAACTTTCCGCTTGTGGCATGATGATGCTCTTCTGGCTTGTTTTCTCGCCCTGTCCTCAGCCTCATGTTCATCAGAACAAATCAACCATATAAAGATGACATGTAAACAGCCATTACATATTACAAATGTGTTGCCTTGGCAAATGTAAATGCTCTAAAGTCAGAGTTGGCTCTTTTGACGCTCTCTTATCTCTGTTATTTCCCTCATCCAGTCAAAAAAGATTTATAGAGGTCACTTAAAGGCTGAGCTTTTTCCTGGGCCTGTGGTTCCTATAGTCGTGTTGCCTTAGGCAGCCTATCTTTTAGATGACTACTGATGgggacagagcagagaggctgtcTGACTGCAGCTACTGACCTACATACACAGTGAAGGGAGTAATGCCTATTATGTAAATTCCTCTGCCATCTTTTCAGGGAAATGGTGCCAACTTTTTTTGCCCGGGGCCTCCACTGTTGGACTAATCCATGTCCAATCTAAGCACATCTCTCGCTCTTTCCCCAAACAGTTACCACAGTGTTAATGACAAACATTCATACAAAGCCTACAGTAACTTCTGACTAGCAGGGCtaaacacacatcaaacaaGTGAGAAATGCGCACTGTCAGCTGACTTCTCTTTTGTCTCATGACACATTGGCGTCAGTCCTGTGATGAAATATAGGATGTGGTTGTAAGGGTCATGTCTGAAATCATTAGTTGGATAATTGATTAGTTGGTTGATTGAGTTCAATTCAAAGAAGTTCAAGCACACACATCACAGGATAGCACatgataaaatgacacaaaagttagaaaaaactaaaaaggaaaaagtatAAAGTGCACATTGACAGAGtatatattaacaataataagtGCAATAACCAAAGTGCATCTTTTAAAgtcaatattatatataaatagagTGCTATGGATACCAGTCAGTGCAAAGTGGGGATGGGATGATTCCCCAAGGAAGTTTCCCCACATATGAAGGCTGCCGATCTCCTAttataacagaaaataattattttgacaatcatttcagtaatttttcaagcaaaaatgccagaaatctgatagttccagcttctcaaatgtgaagatgtgTTCCTTAACACTTATCAATGtcaattgaatatctttgggttttggacagttggtgTGACAAGTCAAGCGATTTGAAGGTGTCACttctggaaaagaaaaagagctgTTTTTGcctgtattttatcatttaatcaagaaaattatCTGCAGATtgttcaataataaaaataattgttagttactGTCCTAAAGAGTACAGTTTATTCAGATGATATCAAACAGAGCATGGAAAACATCATCTTCACCACTATCACTACTGCTACTATTACTACtgctactaataataatgataatactgtatatacactcaCAGAGCACTTTATTGGGaacaatctaatgcaatctaaTATAagttctgccataaattctacatttatgaagcttatatatcttcagtttttgatgacattgtcagaaaggtggtaattctactttatgtttattattgaggtcgtagtgggtggtggtggtgtgctgaagtgcattatattgaaaagtgctcctaatgttttgtccactccattaacatacatgatgGGGACAAGATATTAGGAAAACTTTTCAATAAAATGCACTCTACACTTTTTACAGATGCACTATTGAGAGTGTCCTCTCTGGCTGCATCACGGCCAGGTATGAGGGCAGCTCCAAGCAGGACTGCAAAGCCCAGCAGAGAGTCTTCAAAGGTGCTCAGTGCATCACTAGGTCT
This genomic interval carries:
- the sowahca gene encoding ankyrin repeat domain-containing protein SOWAHC, which gives rise to MTMASQCTQRAVQEFLMERGGRVQQMELIDHFLSVWEENDPSKEEVDRETLTSIVDAVGFVKVENGVKFVCLNTECTAESVMRTDAESHDHAECNGNGNLQDNDYVNGNPDNGEQTGASSPLAASLDNDKQSNGNEQPAVPSQNNKTNTMSPASAGGGEVKLRDRRRRESAPVIGMPDLDQAHPGGSHSQQARGARRVSKGSQRAMLTSCLSEDSALEGLDPVGDINTPKGSRRNFIELMMSSSPQVRRSLINRGSRLRDSVRSDGDSTSLLSSATDEDCASVTLDPLEHEWMLCASDGLWESLQPLLAVEPSLVAKRDFVTGFTCLHWAAKQGKAELLSQLLAFAKENAVPVNINVRSSAGYTPLHLAAMHGHTQVVRVLLSDWEADPEARDYSGRRAIQYLPPPVAADLQEEGVVTSPGAESDNENTNGISGGGRGWRFPRVLQGNLNPLRLLNPPAEAAEEAVGNGRTKGGMQRKSSLSKLNARLHRGRHRAQIIHSASFRDTGEVGRGEELPCSPLRTRPLSNLFG